The nucleotide sequence ATGAGACTGAAGCAGGACTTGTTACTGAGCAACCCTGCCCAGACTATTACAAAGACTTGGACCCCTATGGtactattatttgtttttagagggtattattattataaatgaatgCACAGAAAATGCATTGTGTGAAAACTATTTTCATTCAGATTTATTGAATACTTATTTGGGTGATATATAAGTATTTGAAATTAAGAATGGCTATTTTAAAGTATAATATCTTCCTTCATTTCACTGCTACTGACGGCTACAATAGTGGATGAGTTAAGCTATAGAATTAAACATTAAAACCTCTAATCAGTGGACATTGTTAGAAGAGTATATTTCGCTGAAATTCATTTATACTATTTGGATAACTTTTAATATGATTTAGGGTTATGTTCAAATTTCCTAAAAAAAGTCTCCAATTTGCCCACAGCGCTAGCATCAAAAGTCTGTACGGAATCAGGCAAATGGTGGCGTCACCCAGAGAGCAACCGGACATGGACCAACTTTACCAATTGCCATGCCAACACAACTCATCATGGCACGGTGCGAACTAAATCGGTGTCATGAAATACACGTAATCCCCCCCACACCCAGAATATTCTAATATGTTTTCCTTCTATAGGTAGTGATGACTCACTTCTACCTGGTCATGATTGGCCAAGGCCTGTCCCTGGTGTCATTGACTATATCGCTAGGAATATTCTTCTATTTTAAGTAAGTGCAATCTATATGATTAGACTTTTCAAATCCAATCAGCATGGGATTTATCAATTGTGAATTTTATTATTGAGTCAATTTTAGTCACTAGTTTGTGGTCTCAGAACAGACtaagaaaatgaacattttaatcAAGAGAATTGGCCAActgcacaataaaaaaaaaaagttcaaaagatgaggatgaagtggACTACAGACATTCCGTATTTTGACTTTCCTCGGTAGGAGTCTAAGCTGCCAGAGGATCACACTGCACAAGAACCTTTTTGTATCATTTGTTCTGAACTCAGTCATCACTGTCATGTGGCTGACAAAAGCAACCAAGAAACAAGGGCACGCTTACAACGActcagtgagtgagtgactcTCTTTCCACCAGTAGGCCACGGTGTTATTGTCATGTCGATGTTGTCATATTAATAGGTGAGTTGCAAGCTGCTCGCATTCATCCACCTCTACTTGTTTTGCTGCAACTACTTCTGGATGTTGTGCGAGGGCATCTACCTGCACACTTTGATTGTGGTGGCCGTGTTTGCGGAGAAGCAGCATCTTATGTGGTATTATCTGCTCGGCTGGGGTGAGCACAAACTGCAACAATGCTATGCAATCTTTCTGCAGACATGTAAGGTATTTGTTGTCCTCTCTACAGGTTTCCCGTTAGTCCCAGCAGTGATACATTCCATAGCACGGCACTGCTACTATAATGACAAGTGTGTTCAAATCTAAAtcacaaatgtcttttttcgcTATCCATATTTGAAAGATGTTTTCCTTTGACAGATGCTGGGTCAGCTCAGATACGTCACTGCTTTATATCATTCACGGTCCCATATGTGCAGCATTGGTAGTAAGTGTTAAGCCTTTCTATCCATGTGTTGTCGTGTCCGTTCTTCTGTCATCGGCTGCCTTTTTGCTTACAGGTGAACCTCTTTTTCCTACTGAACATTGTGCGTGTTCTCATTACTAAGCTGAGAGTTACCCACCAGGCCGAGTCCAGCCTCTACATGCGGACAGTTAGGGCCACACTCATTCTCATTCCTCTGCTTGGGATTCAATTTGTACTGCTGCCCTACAAGCCTCAGGAGCATTGGGTCTACGAAATCTATCTCTACATCATGGAGATCCTCATGCACTATCAGGTGAGTACTGATTCAGCACCAAATTATACAACATCAGTGTTCATTTACTGATATTTGACTattaccgtgttttcacgactatagggcgcacttaaaagtcttacattttctccaaaatacacagtgcgccttataatccagtgcgccttatacatgaaaaatacagaaaaccaaaaacgagaaaccaccactgtcacatattaaaaaaacacaaacgcctgaactgaaacaatactgttaaatatgcacatgccatcttagtttccaAAAACTTCCAtcgtatagctcctcccccactgcaagatcttatacaaaaaaaaatccaaaacatcaacaatggctgtttatagaagtgactgtgtagtgagtgcttcatagctggaagtcaatagcaattaccgtattttcacgactataaggcacacttaaacgtcttaaattttctccaaaatagacagtgcgccttatatatggaaaaagtgtcattcattaagggtgcgccttataatgcggtgcaccttatagtcgagaaaatacggtacctattTACTACCTGCCCATATATGTGTACCTAGCATTCACAGAATATATGATGTCGTAATTAGTAAAAGGAGAAAGTTTGAATTGAAAACACCCTATAAGGGCACTTGACATTCCATCCACTTGAGCTCGAGTGGGGCGGAAGCAAAtgattaaagtaaaataaatgtcaaagaGTTAGATAACAAAATGCttgtgatattttaatgatttgtGTTAAAAGCGGCAATGATATCTTAGCAACCCACATGGATTCAATGCGTTGATTTGGTTTTGCGGGCCATACAAAATAATCTGGCCTGTTAGCCTTTTGTTTGATGCCTGTATGCAATTTCATAGCTAACCAAAGAAATTCTCTGGCACTTTCAGGGTCTCCTTGTGTCCACCATATTCTGCTTCTTTAATGGCGAGGTAAGCCACATATGTACAACAGTAGTAGAGGTGGGCAATTATTCTACAAATAGCcacagtgggtcctggtctttatTCCAAACAAtgcagcacagacagtttaaccaatgaagtTTCTGCTAGAATCAGCAATACGTACATCCCTGCAATCAACTAATTACACCTACAAGATACTGGACTGGTTAAAAGTTGTAATATTGTTCGATTGGACTTAAAACCTGCACGTCCTTTGAGGAATAATTGCCCATCCTTGACTTAGAGGCTAGTGACTTGCCACTGCTGTTCTGTAGCAATACAATCTTTCAATACGATTTTACAATTACTACTGGGTAGCAAAAATACCCAGTTTCTTCAATGACATGACCAACAATCATACTTTTGGAGTCATTTGACCATAGGAGAGTCTTTACTTCAATACTTACAGTACTGACCGAGTGTACAGTCTCTTCCTTATGTCTACATATGGATGAGCAGTAGTCTTTCTGAGGATATATTGTGGCATGGTTGAACCTGATCAGACTTAAGTCATGTTTTCCCCTGTGATCTGCCGTGTAAGGTTCAGAGCGTTCTACGGAGACACTGGAATCAACAACGGATACAGTTTGCTGGTACTTTTGCCAACGCCGACCTCTTCCGCCCAGCGTCCTACGTGGCGTCATCGCTCACTGAGGTCCATCGCTGCTACAGCATCGAAAGTCACACCGAGCAGAATAATGGCAAAAGCTATTCGGACATATTCCGTTCTGACAGCCAATTTGCTTGACAAGGATATTTCAATTCAGAGGAACTTTGATTCTAGAACACAATCCATGGCATTGTCcatcttattttaattttccatCGCAATTGTTTTCCTGAATTAGAATGTAAACGGAACGTTTCTACAAACAACAGGTGACATGCCAGTTGCGATTTTTGCCATTCTTCTACTTATTAGAGAAAACCACTTTTGCCCAAAACACTGAACAGTTACATGTGAGGTTTTAGAATTTTTCCTTTGGATGGTAACAGTGGATTTTAAGTAATTGCTGAAATTTCACTTTTGTCTGTAGGGTAAATTTGGGACCACGTGGCGTTGTAGTCACATTTCTATGACAGTGCCTCGCTTTTCTTACTTTTGAGTATGGCAAATTTTCTCTGTTGTTGTTATATtattaattatcattatttataaTTTCTTCATAAAAGCTCCATAAATACTTGGGCTCCTGTTTGTTCCTAATTCCAAAATGCTGGAGATAAGATGGCGTGATGAGTATCATATTGTATATAAAGATAACATATTTTGATATTCAATTTGaatcaggatttttttcatgAGTGGCTCTAATGGCAATTTATTTAGGAGCTGCAGGTTTTAGCCTTCTAAAATACTGACTGATTTCTCTGCCACCACTGACTTGctagtttaaaatattttttttttaatttttcttcattgacCATTTGAATATAATGAACATTTGGTGACTTGCATCTCATGTAAGTAACATTGTTTTATAATAAGCATTAATATGGCATAAACAGGAATTTATGTTCCTGTAAATAAAGATGGCTGTAATGACCAACTTCTGTTACAATTTTGCTGACATTTGAAAGGATAACAATATTTATCTTAGTCACATTAAAGAAAAGATAGGATTTCCTTGTCTGTATTAAGAACCTGACCACTGTATACTTTTACCCAGCATGAGAACCAAGAGAAACTTTCAAAGGAAAAGCCTTTCAGTGCATCATTTTTCAAGCTGAAGTAGCAAAGCTGAAAAAACAATTAATGTGGCACACTTTTTACATTGCAGTTCTCATGGAACAGGATGTTTATCATTTGTTTGTCCCCCCCCATCCTTCTCCAACTCCTCCCTTATTTACCTTTGAGCCAGAGGGATCCCCGGCTTCCCATTTCTAAGAATACAGTACTTTTGCCATAAAACACTTCCTTCGTCTCGTGACCAACAATTGTTTAACGTCTTTACTTCCACATGCAACATGCTAGTGAATAAGGTGGGATTGTGTTGTGCTTAAGACTGCTGCACGCAATGTTTTTATGATTGGCCACAActtgtatttattgtatttctaAACTTGAACTGGataaaatagacagacaggTGAAAGGCCACATACTGGAGAGATgagatacaatatatatatttctccaTTGACATCCTCCTCATCCTTCACATGGACACAACTATTCTCACATTTTCACATAGAAATTAAAATTCAGTGGTCAAGATTTATGAGAGAGAAGCAGAATTTACGCTGTGAACTAAAGTATctcttgttcttttttaaatgtgaacttTCAATGCACCAAGGCTCATACATTCCAATGTGTCAAAGATGTTTCCAGAACGCTGACTTTGAGTACAGTCTCTCTCTCCATTGAGCACTATATGTTCTGGATCATTGTAAACCATAAAGGTATATATTACTTTTAGCTTTCCAAGAGtaaaagaattttttttcataaaaacaattaaaaaaacagtttttagtACATACATTCTGCATCAATTTAGTTGCAAAAATCAGGTTTTTAAGATAATTTAGGGTAGCATTTACAATGTCATCCAAAATAAACGGGTCCCAAATTTTAATgggcatctatttttttttaataattaaaagaGACAGCAGCTATAACTGGTTAATTTTGTTTAAAGCTTCATTTTCAAGACGGTGGCATCATTGGCCACTCCAGAGTTATTTCTTTGGTGGTACTTTAAGGACCGAGTGTATGCAGGAGAGACTGAGTAAGGTTCAACTGTAGAATTATGTCAATGTTCACTGGTTCATGGTTGTGGACACGATGATAATCCTAAAGTggcatgaaagaaaaaaaaatcaaatatagatgAAAGTTGCTCTTAACTAAGTGATGATAAAGGAGGGGTCACGTGTCTTTTCGAAATGCTTTTTGACTGCACAGATCATACGTGGCTCAGGGAGATGATACTTGACTGGGGGAAAAGACTGACTCTTGAGAACAATGGAATGAGTTCTTGGCCCCACTCAAGGGTGTGGAGGGCTTGCAATTCAAGGGGTGAGCTATGTTGCCTGCCTGTGTGGATGTGACCCAGTCTGGGCGGGGAAACAGGATGTCCGCACCACCCTCTCGGACCTGCAGTGTCTCAAACATGGGGTCACAAAGGTGAAAGCAGGGATCATGTGATCATGGTAAAGTGTGAGCATccttctgatcaaataaaataagtaccacccaaaaaaaagttaatcacCCCAAGTACCACCATAAGGATTACTATTCGAATACAATTGgggaaatatttaataaaaagcaGAGTGTAGcgaatattaattaaaaaatatttaatcctGTTGTAATTCACTGTAGGAGTATGCAAAGTTGAGAAAAACAGTAGTTAAATGAGTTTCTGCAAATGTATTTCACATAAAGTGTATAAATTAGGTATATATTTAGGTAGTTCCTGAAGATTCAAAGCAAATGATTTAAGAAGTAAATAAACTATAcctgtgctttttaaaaaactttttatattgTCAATGATTGTAAAGATATGATCATGCATTTGTATACTTGATTGTAGTTCAtgttttaagtatattttattcagaattacaatttttggagtcaatttagtcatttcTTCTTTCCTACTTAAATAGCACAACAAACAAACCACTCAAAACTGCCACCAACAATCACAGTATAGTATGTCACAACTGAATCTTTTCAGTTCCTTCATTCGGCCAGCACAGTACGTGCGAGGCGTATGATCGGTCTCGTCTTCAGCATTGTCATCTGCCAACAGGAACTCCCTAACTCCTCTTTCAGTTTCCTGCCATTGTTCTCTGTGCTACCACCAGATGCAGGCTCTGCCCAGGATCCTGGAAAAGTTGGGATGTTAAAGTGGTCGATTTCCCCTTACAATTGTCGATGGAGAAGGCGAGGGCTTGTCAGAAAATGCATTGGAAGACATGTATCTATAGAAATGTTCAGTCAAATCCTCTTTTGAGTCTCAATTTTCATTTTCCACCTGATTGAAATCTGGCTCATGTTCTCTGTCTGCAGGAAGGAAAGGGAGTTGCTGGGAAACCTTGCATGAAGGCTCCTCAATGAGCAAAAGACACTCCAGCTGTGATCAGTTGGGCGTTACTCGCCAAGTCATCTCAAGGTCGCAGGACCCTGGAGAGCTTGCAAGGATACAGACACATTAAATTTTAGCATTAAAGTGTAGTCACGTGTGAGCAGTTTCGAGAAATTATGGGAACGTTTTAAGTTGGAAACTTGCCATGATATTTAAagggatttaaaaatgtaaggtAAGGTATCACACATTGATATGAAAGATGAGTGCCGATTTGCAGTTTAGCTCTAAAACATTCCTGGCGAACTTTAAATGATGTACCTGTAGATGCCCTCTGACCTCCCAGACACCAACAAATATGTTCCATAAAGGACTATCAGTGCACCCTTCGCGATTTTAAAGGAGATGCAGATGGGGGATGAACACACTAAAGTGGTACAAAAGAGCCATTTTCAAATTCACAGGCTTATTTTCAGCTTCCAAGTGAGAAACCGTGCCCAAATTGGAACATATAAACAACTCAGAATCACACAATTTTCACAATATTGAACTTTTCCTCATTATATGAAAATAGCAATACATCTAAAAATGACCTCCTCCCTTGATGCCAACCAGCCAGGAAGTAGATTGagtgcatgggttttctttcaCCATTGGTGTGGCAGGCAGGTCAACCCACAAACATGTGCAGGCTGAACTTTGCCTCTCATTCTTCCTGCCAGAACGCCTTCCCTCTTTCGAGCTCTTTGTGCTTGGTCACAAACCGCAACAT is from Stigmatopora nigra isolate UIUO_SnigA chromosome 1, RoL_Snig_1.1, whole genome shotgun sequence and encodes:
- the LOC144197564 gene encoding calcitonin gene-related peptide type 1 receptor-like, with amino-acid sequence MHCRISTECFVFLLVMCSFNKLLVAESSEEESQELLNHYGQHPLSITLAQFKCFQRMVRGDDQWKAQTTGPKCNMTWDGWLCWDETEAGLVTEQPCPDYYKDLDPYALASKVCTESGKWWRHPESNRTWTNFTNCHANTTHHGTVVMTHFYLVMIGQGLSLVSLTISLGIFFYFKSLSCQRITLHKNLFVSFVLNSVITVMWLTKATKKQGHAYNDSVSCKLLAFIHLYLFCCNYFWMLCEGIYLHTLIVVAVFAEKQHLMWYYLLGWGFPLVPAVIHSIARHCYYNDKCWVSSDTSLLYIIHGPICAALVVNLFFLLNIVRVLITKLRVTHQAESSLYMRTVRATLILIPLLGIQFVLLPYKPQEHWVYEIYLYIMEILMHYQGLLVSTIFCFFNGEVQSVLRRHWNQQRIQFAGTFANADLFRPASYVASSLTEVHRCYSIESHTEQNNGKSYSDIFRSDSQFA